The nucleotide window CACGTTCTGGGGGCGGACCGGACGGCGCTGTCGAGGATTGTGACGGCCAGCGGCTCGGACTGCTACCCGCGGATGGGCGACGACGGCGACGGGTTGCTGATCGACGCGTGGAGCACCGCCATTCAGACCCAGCAGTTCCGGTCGCTGGCGCCGGACAAACCCATCGTCGACTCGGAGGAGCATTCGATCTTCTACGGTCAGATTCCGACCGGCGAGTACGTACGGGCGGTGCGGTGGTGGCGAGGCGTGCTGGGTTTGGACGCGTGGTATCTGTGGGTCTGGGGCCGGCGGACGGAGCACAACGAAGGCACCACGTTTTCTCAGCCGTGGGCTCTTCGCGCGTTGGTGCACGCCGGTCAGGAGCTTCAGCGAGAGGCCCCGATCGTGTCGGCGTTTCAGACGGCTGAGCCCGACGTGCTGCTGATCGACGACGGGATCGGTTTTCGTGAGGCGTACAAGCTGTGCAGTTTTTCCGGGCATCTGGTGGATGTGTTGCCGCTGGAGGCGTTGACTGAGAGGGCGGCTGACGGCTACCGGACGGTTGTCCTGCCTTACGGGGCGGATGTCCCAGCGGTGTGGCTCGATGCGGCCCGCGAGGCGGGGACGAAGATCGTCCAGCTTTCCGAAGACACGACCCTCGAGTCGCTGGGTTCGGCGATCACGTCGGCGGTTACTCCGGCTGTGGCTCCGCAGGCGGGGTTGGTCAACTACACCGTCGCCGACCGTGATGGGCGGACGCTGACGTTTCTGTTGAACCTGACGCCTCGTCCGATCGCGATCGATCAGGGCGACGCGCGGCCGGCCGTCGGTGACCTGGGGCCCCTGCTTCCCCTGCAGCCTGTCGTTCTCAGTTCTCGGTAGAGTGAACTGGTGCGTCGGGACGATGCACCCTACTTTTTTCGGCATGGGCGCGATTTTGGGCTTGGCGTTTCCTATATGGCAATGTACAGTGGTTATATTGCCATATAGGATATAGACATGCACAATACTTTATTAAAAGGGATAGTTATACTAGAGGCTCTGGCGGGTGAGGCGCGGGAGTTCAGTTTGGCCGAGCTGGCGGAGCTGACGGGGCTGGGTAAGAGTCAGGCCTGCCGATTGCTCAAGACGCTGGTCGAGCAGGGGTACGTGGTTCAGAACGCTGGGACGCGGTCGTACCGGATCGGGCTTCGGACGCTGGAGCTTTCGGCGTCGATTCTGGAGCGGATGGAGGTTCGGCGGGCGGGGCTGGCGTATCTGCACGATCTGTCGGATCGGACCAGGTCGCCGAGCTATCTGGGCGTTGGGCATCTTGGCAAGGTGCTGATCGTGGAGACGGCGTATCCGGCGGGCGTATATAGCGCCAGTTCACCGGGGTTTGGCAGCACGTTGCCGCTGCACGATTCGGCGATGGGCCGGGCCATGCTGGCGGAGATGTCGGTTGAGGAACGGCTGCGGCATGTTCCCGGTTCGGCGGATGAGGGTCTGGCGGCGGCGATTGAGGAGGCGCGGCGGACGGGCGTGGCGGTGATCGTGCGGGAGAGGGGCGATGGTTCGTCGGTGGTCGGCGTGGCGGCGGTGGTTCGGAACTGCCGCGGCGCGGTGATCGCGGCGTTGGGGGCGTCGACGGACAAGGAAGACTGGGATCAGCGGGATCAGGAAGCGTACAAGCGCGCGGTAGTTAAGGCGGCGGCCGGTCTGTCGTTCGCTATGGGCCATGCCGCCGGTCGACTTACTCTGGAGGGCTTTTCGGTATGAGTGGAAACGTGAACGGAAATCTGACTCAGACGCTGAAATCGGCGGCGAAGGAGGCCGGAGCGGATCTGGTCGGGATTGCTTCGATCGAGCGGTTCGACGGGATCGCCCGGGAGCATCATCCGAGTTCGATTTTTCCTGAGACGCGGTCGGTGATCGTGATCGGCAAGCGGATCGTTCGCGGCTGCATGCGGGGCGTGGAGGAGGGGACGCAGTTCACGCTGTTCGATCAGTACGCGCGGAACTGGGTGCCGGATCGGTTTCTGGCGTTGACCACGGTGACGGTGGCGACGTTTCTGGAGGATCACCGGTATGAGGCGGTGCCGATGACGAACCTGCCGTCGCAGGTTCCGGCGATGGGCGTGGCGGTCCGGCCGGATGCGCCGCCGCCCAACGTCATGGTGGATTTCTATGATGCGGCGGTCCGGGCGGGATTGGGCGAGATCGGTCTGAGCGGGGAGTTCTTGACGCCCGAGTTCGGACCGCGTCAGCAGATCCAGATGATTCTGACGGATGCGGAGCTCGCGGCGGACCCGATCCGCGAAACGGCGGTGTGCGACCGGTGCGGCGAGTGCGTCAAGGCGTGTCCGCTGGGGGCGATGAGCATCGAGAATGCCAAGGAGATCGCGATTTGCGGCAAGAAGATGTTGGTGGCGGAGACGAACTGGGATTTGTGTCGGAACTGCCGGAACGGGATGTGGCCAAATCGCTATCACACAGCGGGTTTGCCGGATCGGCTGGCGGCGATCTGCGGGCGGACGTGCGTGCATCACCTGAACGAGACCGGGCGGGTGAGGAATCGCTTTACGAATCCGCTGCGGCAGAGGCCGGCGTGGCAGGTGGACGCGGGCGGGCGGACTTCGCTGGTGGAGGGTCGCTGAGATGGCGAAGCTGACCGCAGAGATGGTGAAGGACGCCGCCGTCAGGCACGGGCTGGACCTGGTGGGAATCGCAAACATCGAGCGGTTCGAGGACGCCCCGCAACGGATGCATCCGGCGAGCATTTTTCCGGAGGCGCGATCGGTGATTGCGGTGGCCCGGCGTATTCTGCGGGGCAATTGGCGCGGCATCGAGGAAGGCACGTACTGGCCGAACTACACGTACTTTGGGTATCACGGTTTGCTGAACAGCTTTTTTATTCCGCGCGGCGTGTATGAGACGGCGTGTTTTATTGAAGATTTCGGCTGGGAGGCGGTGCCGTATTATCCGGGCGCGGCGGAGGTTCAGCCGCCGATCGATCCGGTGCGGCCCGGTGCGCCGGCGCCGGACGTGCACATGGCGATCCGGATCGTGGCGACGGCGGCTGGACTGGGCGAGATGGGCTGGTCGAAGGTGTTTTTGACCCGGAAGTTTGGGCCGCGGGTGCGGCTGGCGGCAATCATCACCGATGCGGAGTTGGCGCCGGATCCGCTGGTGGAGCCGGGCACGCTGTGCGACCGGTGCATGGCGTGCGTGAAGGGGTGTCCGTCGGCGGCGATTCCGCACGTGAGAGACGGGCGAACGGTGAAGGTTCGGATCGAGGACAAGACGTACGAATGGGGCGACGTGGACATGGGCCGGTGCACGTTGAGCTATCACGGCGGCGATCCGCGGGTTTCGCCGTTTATCCACAAGACGTTTCCGGGCTACGAGTTCGACGTGAGCCGGCAGAGCATCAGCGAGGACATGGCCTACAAGATCTGCTGGCCGTTCTCGCAGGGCCGGTGGCGTCGGACGGAGGAGGACGGGTCGGGGTACGTGATTGAGGGGCACGCAACGCTCAAGGAATGGGGCGGCGACGGCAGCTATGGGATTGGCGGGTCGCGCGGCTGCATGCGGAGTTGCTTTGATCGTCTGGAGAAATGCGGGCGGGTCGAGCAGACCTTTGAGAACGGCGAGTTTATCAAGCGGCCGCGATGGCTGTTGTCGCACAAGACATCGCCGCGATCTTCTTTGGCGGAGAAAGGGGCGGAGGCTCGAGCCGTTGATTCAGATCAAGTGCCATGACCGAGGTTCTTGCCACAACTTCAGGCGTTTTCGATTGTTATAGCGCTATCTGGACCTTGTTCGCTTGCACGTCCCGTGACTGTGTCTTGAACCGCGTTTGCGGCGGGTCGTATAATCGGGCAGGTGAAAGCGATGCGAATGGTGCTGGTGATCATCCCGTTGATTGTCTATGGTGGGTCGGCAAGGCCCGTCGTTGGACAGTCCGTACCATCCACGGACGCTGTGACCATTTGCGCATGCTGTGAGAACGCCTGTTGCCGCAGCGGCGACGAGGCGGAGAAGAGTCCGCAGCCGGGTTCCGGGGACGGCTGCTGCGATGAGAGCCAGGTGCCATGTTCGTGCGGATGCGTGACCTCCGTCTTTCTGGCGTGTCTGGCGCCGGCGGTCGTTCAGGATCAGCCGGTTTTTATCGCGTTCGATCATCCCCACCCGTCGGCGGTGGAGCATTCGATCCGCCCGCCGACCCCGCCTCCGAAGAGCGTTTGATTCCTTTCCACGTTGTTCGTTGGTTTTGCAGGCGTATAGAAATGTCTCGATGAAAGGAATCAAACATGAAGACTATGTTCGTTTTGATGATGGTGTTGGTTCTGGGGTTTTCGCTGACGGCGGGAACGGTCGCGTTGGCGGGCGGAGCGTGTTGCGGACAGGCGGCTGAAAAAGCCAAATGCTGCGAGTGCTGCACGTGCGACCCGTGCGAATGCGACCCGTGCGAGTGCTGCACGTGTGAGACGTGCGAGTGCGACTCGTGCAGCCACTGCGGTTAGCGTTCACTGTATCGTCAGACTGCGGACCCGCTCCACGACTGGGGCGGGTCCGTTCATTTGATATGTATCCACCATCGGGCATGCGGGCGGCAAGGCCTGTGCGCCTACAATTCATCAGAGGGATTGCGGTTCGCCAATTGGTGGGACGAACGAATGATGAGAATATACGCTATCTTCATCTCGCTGGGGATCATCACTCTGACGGGATGCCCCAGCGGCGGGGAGGGAAACGCGATGAACGAGCACAAGGATCGGTCGCCCGCGTCGCAGCCGGCCGGGCAGAACCATGAGAGTAACGTCGAGACCGCGACCTTTGCGGCTGGGTGTTTTTGGGGCGTCGAGGCGGCGTTCCGCAACGTCGAGGGCGTGGTCGAGACGACGGTCGGCTACACCGGCGGGCACGTGGAGAATCCGTTGTACGAAGTCGTGTGCACGGGTCGGACCGGGCACGCGGAGGCGGTGCAGGTCCGCTTCGATCCCAGCCGGGGCAGTTATGAGCAGCTTCTTGAGCTGTTCTGGAATCTGCACGATCCGACGACGCCGAACCGTCAGGGGCCGGACGTGGGCACGCAGTATCGTTCCGCCATCTTCTTTCATAGTCCGGAGCAGGAGGCAGCGGCGAAGGCCTCGAAGGAGCGGCTTGAGGAGTCCGGGCGGTATAAGGGTCCTGTCGTGACTCAGATCGTGCCCGCGGGCGATTTCTACCCGGCTGAGGACTATCACCAGCAGTATCTGGAGAAGCGCGGGCTGGCTTCGTGCCACATCAACCTGAAGTCCGACCGGTGATGGTCAGGCGGCGCACGCCCTGGATGGGCGCATCGACCAGCATGTACCGCGACTCCTCGATGGTTTCCTCCTGGAACTCCAGGATCTGGTCGTCGAGGCGGGCCTTGGACGTTTGCCAGCCTTTGGGCAGGAGCAGGCGGAACTGGACGGCGTTGCCGGTTCCCGCGAAGGTCAGCTCGATCTGATCCTGGCTGGCGGCGTAGCGATAGGCGAAGTAGGCGTCGGAGGCTGGGAAGTGGGCGGTGACGAAGGCGTTGCCGACGCCGGCGGCGGGCCATCGCGGGCAGCAGACGACGCGATCAAAGAGCTTGCCGTCGGAACGGACGCCGGCGAGACCTTCGATGACGGCCTGGGTCCACGGCTGCATTCCCCAGCCGTCGTAGTTGGTCTGGCTCGTCGAGGTGATGCCTGCATTGCCTTCGCTGTCGTACCAGGTGAAGACGGCGCCGTGGTCGCGTTTGACGGCGCCGTGGAAGTCCATCAGCAGCGTGATCGCGGTGTCTTCCATACCGTGCTCGAAGGCCGCGCGGCACAGTTCGCCACCGACCCAGGGGAAGAGTCCGCCGTTGGCGTAGACTCCGGGTCCGAAGGTGGTCTCGGTGGGATAGCCCGGCTGGACCGACCACCACGGGTAGCGGTGGCCGGTCTGCTTCCAGCGCCGCAGGTATTCGCGGATGATCGCGACCGCCTGCTGGTGATCGGCGAAGCCGCGGGTGATGGCCCATGAGTTGCTCATGACGAGTTGATCGTCTTCGTTGAAGGTTCCGTGGTCCACCTCGTCGAGGTGGATGTGATGGCGGTACTTGGTTCCATCCCAGAACACGCGGTTACCGGTCCGGCGGTAGTGTTCCTGGCGGCTTCGCCAGAAGATCGCTCGCTGGGGGTTTCCGGTGGCTTCGAAGAGGAGGGCGAGCAGTCCGCAGGCTTCGAACATCGAGGAGGCGTCTCCCTGGCTCACGACGAAGCGGCTGTTCTCGTTGATGAAGCAGCTCGTGTCGCCGAGTTGGTAGTCCCACTCGTCCATGGTGTGCGGACGTTTGACCAAGCCGTGTTGTTTGTCGAACATCTGGGGATCGGTGGTGACGTACTCCATGCCGGCTTCCATCTTGGGCAGCAGGCTGCGGACCCAGGCGTCGTCGCCGTGGGCGACCCAGCCCTTGTAGAGCGTGGAGATCATGCCGGACTCGAGGTCGGCCATCATGGATCGGATTTTGGACTGGCCCTCCCAGCCGGTATGGGAGTCGCCGTAGACGTGGTCCGGCAGGCAGCCGCTGGGCCACTGGTGATCGTAGATGGCTTCGAAGACGGTCTTCATGTCAGTGATGAAGTAGCGCAGGGCCGGAATTGCGAAGGCTGGACAGGCGAGGTTGTCCCACGTGTTGTCGCCGCACTTGATGTAGGTGATCGGTTTGCCGTCCACCTGCACGACGTCGACGGCGAGCTTGAGCCCTTCTTCAAGGAATCGCAGCGTTTCATCGACTCGCGGATCGTCCGACTCGATCGTCGTGCGGGCTTCGACGCGGAAGCAGCCGTAGCGTTCGTACGGATGGCCGTTTGGCAGGACGGTCCGGGCCACGACGTAATGCACGCCAAGCATCCCTGCCGGCTGCACGGAGATGTCGGCCCGACCCGGTTGCGAGTCCACCGTGGTCCGGAAGTACGGCTGATGTTCGCCGTCGAGGAGTTCGAACTCGACGGGCTGTCCGTTGAGCCCTTCGCAGACGAACTGGACCGCGACCTGGTCCAGCGGCCGAGAGATTTTCGGGGTCGTCCAGATCACGCCTGCTTCTTCCAGTCGCATGGTTCTGCTCCCATTCGATTCGCACTTGCCGTCCAACCGCGTTGTCGGAATGCCTCAGAATACCGTCGGCGTTCGTGAATGCAATCCCGTGCCGTGCAAAAACCGCTGTCGCCTCCGATGTCGGGCCACTATAATCGGTTTGGAACGGAGATTTGGGGAGGCATGCGATGTTCTACCTCTGGGCGGTCCTGCTCGTTGTGGCCAACACGGTCTCGCTGGGTCTTGGGCTGTTGGGCATTCCGGGGAACTGGCTGATGCTGTTGTGTACCGGGATTTTCGCCTGGGCCTACTGGGGCGATCAGCCGTTCGCCCGGGCCACGCTGATCGTGCTGCTGGCCCTGGCGCTGTTCGGTGAATTGCTGGAGTTCTTCTCCGCAGCGGTGGCCGTCCGAACCGTCGGCGGCACGCGGCGCGGGGCGGTCGGGGCCATTGTGGGCGGGATTCTGGGCGGGCTGGTCTTTACCGGGCTTATTCCGATTCCCGTTCTGGGCACGGTGATCGGGGCCTGTCTGGGGGCGTTTGCCGGGGCGTGGGTCATGGAACTCTCGGCGGGGAAAGGACTTGAGGAATCCGTGCGTGCCGGTGCGGGGGCGGGGATCGGGCATTTCATCGGGATCAACCTCAAGTTTCTGGTTGGGATCGTGATGTGGATCATCATCACCATCGCCCTCCTGTGGCCGTGAGGAAGCGGGGCTTCCTGCGTTGATGAGACTGCGTTCCAAGACGGCACGGATCACGCGGAACACGCGGGAGGACAGGATTTGGAGAGGAGGCACATTTCACAAGAAGCGGCCGCAACCGGCACCGTTGCCCAGACAGGGGCGACGGTGTCGGACCACGGCTGTGGTCAGTTGTTCACAGGCGACGTTCGCGCCTGAACTAGTAGATTTTCTTTCGGTCGCAGCCTCGCGGCTCGACTACTCGGCCTTCGGTGTCGGTTCGCGACTTGATCATCAGGCGGTCGCCGACGGCCAGGGCGCTTTCCTCGACGGTCGGGTTGGCTTCGGCGATCAGCGGGGCGTACTGGGGGTCGCCGTAGACCTTCTCGGCGATTTCGGCAAAGCTGTTGTCGGTCGCCTTGACCTGGTAGTACCAGACGATCTGGGCGGCCTCGCCGTCGGCTGTCTGGTCTTGGGCGTTGCACCCGTAGAGGCCGAACACCAGGGCCAGGCAGGTCATCGTCATGATTGTCTTGTAGAGCATGGCATTCTCCTTTTGCAGAACTTGGGACCCCTGACAGGCAATGTCAATTCTCCTACAGAGATACCATGGGCGAGGTCGCTAATCAAGTGTTTGTAGGGATGATAATGGTCAACTCCACCGGTATAGGGTGCGTTGCCCAATCCACTGGACATGCCAGCCCGAAGGTACCGATAAAAACAAAGGCCTATCCTAGGCCAATCGCTTATTATTAATATAGATTATCATAAATAACACTTAATGTCAGATTTGGAGCATTCATGGACCCCCACGACCTGACCCGCTACCATCTGGCCAATCCGGAGATCATCAAAGGCATCACCAGCGG belongs to Phycisphaerae bacterium and includes:
- the msrA gene encoding peptide-methionine (S)-S-oxide reductase MsrA, giving the protein MNEHKDRSPASQPAGQNHESNVETATFAAGCFWGVEAAFRNVEGVVETTVGYTGGHVENPLYEVVCTGRTGHAEAVQVRFDPSRGSYEQLLELFWNLHDPTTPNRQGPDVGTQYRSAIFFHSPEQEAAAKASKERLEESGRYKGPVVTQIVPAGDFYPAEDYHQQYLEKRGLASCHINLKSDR
- a CDS encoding DUF456 domain-containing protein gives rise to the protein MFYLWAVLLVVANTVSLGLGLLGIPGNWLMLLCTGIFAWAYWGDQPFARATLIVLLALALFGELLEFFSAAVAVRTVGGTRRGAVGAIVGGILGGLVFTGLIPIPVLGTVIGACLGAFAGAWVMELSAGKGLEESVRAGAGAGIGHFIGINLKFLVGIVMWIIITIALLWP
- a CDS encoding LysM peptidoglycan-binding domain-containing protein — protein: MLYKTIMTMTCLALVFGLYGCNAQDQTADGEAAQIVWYYQVKATDNSFAEIAEKVYGDPQYAPLIAEANPTVEESALAVGDRLMIKSRTDTEGRVVEPRGCDRKKIY
- a CDS encoding IclR family transcriptional regulator, which encodes MHNTLLKGIVILEALAGEAREFSLAELAELTGLGKSQACRLLKTLVEQGYVVQNAGTRSYRIGLRTLELSASILERMEVRRAGLAYLHDLSDRTRSPSYLGVGHLGKVLIVETAYPAGVYSASSPGFGSTLPLHDSAMGRAMLAEMSVEERLRHVPGSADEGLAAAIEEARRTGVAVIVRERGDGSSVVGVAAVVRNCRGAVIAALGASTDKEDWDQRDQEAYKRAVVKAAAGLSFAMGHAAGRLTLEGFSV